The Fulvia fulva chromosome 13, complete sequence genome window below encodes:
- a CDS encoding Extracellular protein, which translates to MGLKKILALALTGAVTTALAVPSLDVHACPSKCNITYDKSVPDLKDFPRTQVDLCYDDNFLNIDFTAYNETNFYYNESLTTNGPIFNYEVQETFIALGTDDPTSYLEFEVAPNNVKFNAWIYNPSKTREEGAPFETTYIDDDGVIPVQTSLDKEAETWVSNAQIPLKLFGLGEGQAQGTQWRMNFFRIVCNAETCPNEQLGGWSPPNEASFHETPSFGNVKFV; encoded by the coding sequence ATGGGTCTCAAGAAGATTCTCGCTCTCGCTCTCACCGGCGCCGTGACTACCGCTCTGGCCGTGCCGAGTCTCGACGTTCACGCTTGCCCCAGCAAGTGCAACATCACCTACGACAAGTCCGTCCCAGATCTCAAGGACTTCCCACGCACCCAAGTCGACTTGTGCTACGACGACAACTTCCTCAACATCGACTTCACTGCCTACAACGAGACCAACTTCTACTACAACGAGTCGCTGACCACCAACGGCCCCATCTTCAACTACGAAGTCCAGGAGACCTTCATCGCCCTCGGCACCGACGACCCCACCAGCTATCTCGAGTTCGAAGTCGCTCCCAACAACGTCAAGTTCAACGCCTGGATCTACAACCCCAGCAAGACCCGCGAGGAGGGTGCGCCGTTCGAGACtacctacatcgacgacgATGGCGTGATTCCTGTGCAGACTTCGCTCGACAAGGAGGCAGAGACGTGGGTGTCGAACGCACAGATTCCTCTCAAGCTGTTCGGTCTCGGCGAGGGTCAGGCTCAGGGCACTCAGTGGCGCATGAACTTCTTTCGGATCGTGTGCAATGCTGAGACCTGTCCTAATGAGCAGCTTGGTGGGTGGAGCCCGCCGAACGAGGCTAGCTTCCATGAGACACCATCCTTCGGCAACGTCAAGTTTGTCTGA